The following are encoded together in the Pedobacter steynii genome:
- the alaS gene encoding alanine--tRNA ligase — protein sequence MTAKEIRQAYLKFFESKQHHIVPSAPIVVKNDPTLMFTNAGMNQFKDLFLGEAAVKYPRVTDTQRCLRVSGKHNDLEEVGIDTYHHTMFEMLGNWSFGDYFKKEAIAWSWELLTEVYQIPKDKLYVSIFEGDEKEGLPRDTEAYDLWKQYVPEDRIILGNKKDNFWEMGDTGPCGPCSEIHVDCRTEEERKAVSGKDLVNADHPQVIEIWNNVFMQFNRLKDGSLQPLPAQHVDTGMGFERLVRVLQEKSSNYDTDVFQPLIQFIAEHAGVAYGADEKTDIAMRVMADHIRAISFVIADGQLPSNNKAGYVIRRILRRAVRYAYTFLNLKEPFLNQLVPVLAGQFSGVFDELVLQQDFVQKVVLEEEVSFLRTLATGIQRFENYTKKQGELLMSENAIELEKSFEDNWVYSILKDQMVISGDFAFELNDTYGFPIDLTELMAREQRWTVDMDEYNKALLKQKERSRAATAVDTGDWIMVNADLETDFVGYDDFEIETQIIKYRKVSAKGKEQYQIVLSKTPFYAESGGQVGDTGRLEDHSRLFFVEITDTKKENGVIVHYTDTLPEDLDGLFWAVIDEDKRLLSQDNHTATHLLHAALKKVLGSHVNQKGSLVNPDYLRFDFSHFAKISEDDLAQIEHLVNQKIRENIPLKEQRDVPYDQAISSGVTALFGEKYGDFVRIITFDDHYSKELCGGTHVQATGQIGYFKIISESAVAAGVRRIEAITADKAEAFILDQNRELNELRALLKGNKDLKSAVSALLEENSKLKKDAEKAVGEQSANLKHEIVHHLKTINGVNLIATHVDLPNADAVKNLAFAVKDLVDDLLLVFTTLIDDKPGITVMLSENLIKDKGLNASNIVRELAKDIQGGGGGQPFYATAGGKNKDGLSAVLAKAADLIPA from the coding sequence ATGACAGCTAAGGAAATCAGACAGGCTTACTTAAAATTTTTTGAATCGAAACAACATCATATTGTTCCCTCTGCACCAATTGTAGTAAAGAACGATCCGACACTGATGTTCACCAATGCGGGAATGAATCAGTTTAAGGATTTGTTTCTGGGAGAAGCAGCCGTTAAATATCCACGTGTAACCGATACGCAACGTTGTTTGCGTGTGTCAGGTAAACATAATGACCTGGAGGAAGTAGGAATTGATACCTATCATCATACCATGTTTGAAATGTTGGGTAACTGGAGCTTTGGAGATTACTTTAAAAAAGAAGCCATTGCCTGGAGCTGGGAATTATTGACAGAAGTATACCAGATCCCTAAAGATAAATTATATGTTTCTATCTTCGAAGGAGATGAGAAAGAAGGTTTACCAAGAGATACGGAAGCCTATGATCTGTGGAAACAATATGTGCCCGAAGACCGCATCATCCTTGGAAATAAAAAAGATAATTTTTGGGAGATGGGCGATACCGGTCCTTGTGGACCCTGCTCAGAAATCCATGTAGATTGCAGAACTGAAGAAGAACGTAAAGCAGTGAGCGGAAAAGACCTGGTGAATGCAGATCATCCACAGGTAATCGAAATCTGGAACAATGTATTTATGCAGTTCAACAGGCTTAAAGATGGCTCTTTGCAACCGCTTCCGGCTCAACATGTGGATACAGGAATGGGATTTGAACGTCTGGTACGGGTGTTACAGGAGAAATCCTCTAACTACGATACCGATGTATTCCAGCCATTAATCCAGTTTATTGCGGAACATGCAGGGGTTGCTTATGGAGCAGATGAAAAGACCGACATTGCGATGCGCGTAATGGCTGACCATATCCGTGCGATCTCTTTTGTGATTGCAGACGGACAGTTGCCGTCAAATAATAAAGCAGGGTATGTGATCCGCAGAATCCTTCGTCGTGCAGTAAGGTATGCCTATACTTTCCTGAACCTGAAAGAACCTTTCCTGAACCAGTTGGTGCCGGTATTGGCCGGACAGTTTAGCGGTGTGTTTGACGAATTGGTTTTACAACAGGATTTCGTTCAGAAAGTAGTGTTGGAAGAGGAAGTTTCCTTCCTGAGGACCTTAGCTACAGGAATTCAGCGCTTTGAAAACTATACCAAAAAACAAGGTGAATTGCTGATGTCTGAAAATGCAATTGAACTGGAGAAATCATTCGAAGACAATTGGGTTTACAGCATTTTAAAAGACCAGATGGTGATTTCAGGAGATTTTGCTTTTGAACTGAATGATACTTATGGTTTCCCGATAGATTTAACGGAGTTGATGGCCAGGGAACAACGCTGGACTGTTGATATGGATGAATACAATAAGGCTTTGTTAAAGCAGAAAGAAAGGTCAAGGGCAGCTACGGCTGTAGATACGGGCGACTGGATCATGGTGAATGCTGACCTGGAGACTGATTTTGTGGGCTATGACGATTTTGAAATAGAAACTCAAATCATCAAATACCGTAAGGTGAGTGCAAAAGGCAAGGAACAATATCAGATTGTGCTGAGCAAAACACCGTTTTATGCAGAGAGTGGTGGTCAGGTAGGAGATACCGGACGGTTGGAAGACCATAGCCGTTTGTTCTTTGTGGAGATTACAGACACCAAGAAAGAAAATGGAGTAATCGTTCATTATACAGATACTTTGCCTGAAGATTTGGATGGTTTATTCTGGGCGGTGATAGATGAAGACAAACGTTTATTGTCGCAAGACAACCATACGGCTACACACTTGCTTCATGCAGCACTTAAAAAAGTGCTTGGAAGTCATGTGAATCAAAAAGGATCCCTGGTTAATCCGGATTATCTGCGTTTCGATTTTTCTCATTTTGCAAAAATCAGCGAGGATGACCTGGCACAGATCGAGCACCTGGTGAATCAAAAGATCAGAGAGAATATTCCATTGAAAGAACAAAGGGATGTGCCTTATGATCAGGCGATTTCTAGTGGGGTGACGGCATTGTTTGGAGAAAAGTACGGTGATTTTGTACGTATCATCACTTTTGATGATCATTATTCAAAAGAGCTTTGCGGAGGTACCCATGTTCAGGCAACGGGGCAGATTGGTTATTTCAAAATCATCTCAGAGAGTGCGGTTGCAGCTGGGGTAAGACGTATTGAAGCAATTACAGCAGATAAAGCTGAAGCCTTCATTTTAGACCAGAACAGGGAGCTGAATGAGCTGAGAGCTTTACTTAAAGGAAATAAGGATTTAAAATCTGCAGTCAGCGCTTTGCTGGAAGAAAACTCGAAGCTGAAGAAAGACGCGGAGAAAGCAGTAGGGGAGCAGTCTGCGAACCTGAAACATGAAATTGTTCACCACCTTAAAACCATTAATGGGGTGAACCTGATTGCCACTCATGTGGATCTGCCGAATGCCGATGCGGTGAAGAACCTGGCTTTTGCAGTGAAAGACCTGGTAGATGATCTTTTATTGGTATTTACTACTTTAATTGATGATAAACCTGGAATTACGGTGATGCTTTCAGAAAACCTGATTAAGGATAAGGGCTTAAACGCTTCGAATATAGTAAGGGAGCTGGCTAAAGACATCCAGGGTGGTGGTGGCGGTCAGCCGTTTTATGCTACTGCAGGCGGTAAGAACAAGGATGGTTTATCTGCGGTTCTTGCTAAAGCAGCTGATTTAATCCCGGCATAA
- a CDS encoding MerR family transcriptional regulator yields MPYKEREINKMYYTMGEVTEMFGVNASQIRFYEKEFDVLQPKKNKKGNRLFTPEDIENLKIIFHLVDDKGFTLKGAKEHLKNNTSEVKENQKIIASLEKLKDFLLKLNEEI; encoded by the coding sequence ATGCCTTACAAAGAACGGGAAATTAATAAAATGTATTATACGATGGGTGAGGTGACCGAAATGTTTGGCGTAAATGCATCCCAGATCCGCTTTTACGAGAAGGAATTTGATGTATTGCAACCTAAGAAAAACAAAAAAGGAAACCGTTTATTTACTCCTGAAGACATTGAAAATCTAAAGATCATTTTCCACCTGGTAGATGACAAAGGCTTTACGCTTAAAGGGGCAAAAGAACATTTAAAAAACAATACCTCCGAAGTAAAAGAGAACCAAAAGATCATCGCTTCTCTGGAAAAACTGAAAGACTTCTTATTAAAACTTAACGAGGAAATATAA